In Hamadaea flava, a genomic segment contains:
- a CDS encoding DUF2786 domain-containing protein gives MGDKRMPTEREIVERIVAEGVFAYDARRPAELTRAVQALAARPGASAAVFALMQAEVLAVWQRGWQPFELHRSVKKALTEEHARLAGAAMLAQTRAYAPATVDERWQAQLAQITAKPRSAASPGKAADPGGPGKAAGPDEPANPGDDANRDGAVGQADPQLVIQTIWHLRRLPGLPFQGPLPGEARPQHVSPKTVDQKMLDRVRALLAKAESTTFPEEAEAYTAKAQELMTRHSIDFALLMARTGGKDEPAVRRIPIDNPYEAAKTLLLQAVAEANGCRSVWMEYYGFATVTGFPGDLDSVELLFTSLLVQAVAAMTQSGPKQDRFGRNNTRSFRLAFLTAYAQRIGERLRGATETAVSETIRDVGESTLLPVLKARSEEVAAKFQELFPALKTRSITVSNRQGWAEGRAAADRADLHGRRAVRE, from the coding sequence GTGGGGGACAAGCGCATGCCGACCGAGCGCGAGATCGTGGAGCGGATCGTCGCTGAGGGCGTCTTCGCGTACGACGCGCGGCGGCCGGCTGAGCTGACCCGGGCGGTGCAGGCGCTGGCTGCGCGCCCTGGGGCGTCGGCGGCGGTGTTCGCGCTGATGCAGGCCGAGGTGCTGGCGGTGTGGCAGCGCGGGTGGCAGCCGTTCGAGCTGCACCGGTCGGTGAAGAAGGCGTTGACCGAGGAGCACGCCCGGCTCGCCGGGGCGGCCATGCTCGCGCAGACACGGGCCTATGCCCCGGCCACGGTCGACGAACGCTGGCAGGCGCAACTCGCGCAGATCACAGCGAAACCCCGCAGCGCCGCGAGCCCCGGCAAAGCGGCGGATCCTGGCGGCCCCGGCAAGGCTGCGGGCCCAGATGAACCGGCGAACCCGGGCGACGACGCGAACCGGGATGGCGCGGTCGGGCAGGCCGATCCGCAGCTCGTGATTCAGACCATCTGGCACCTCCGGCGGCTGCCGGGTCTGCCGTTCCAGGGCCCGTTGCCGGGCGAGGCGCGGCCGCAGCACGTCTCGCCGAAGACGGTGGACCAGAAGATGCTCGACCGCGTACGCGCGCTGCTGGCGAAGGCGGAGTCGACGACCTTCCCGGAGGAGGCGGAGGCGTACACGGCCAAGGCGCAGGAGTTGATGACCCGGCACAGCATCGACTTCGCGTTGCTGATGGCGCGGACGGGTGGCAAGGACGAGCCCGCTGTCCGGCGGATTCCGATCGACAACCCCTATGAGGCGGCGAAGACGCTGCTGCTTCAGGCGGTGGCCGAGGCGAACGGCTGCCGCTCGGTGTGGATGGAGTATTACGGGTTCGCCACTGTCACCGGGTTCCCCGGCGATCTGGACTCCGTCGAGCTGCTGTTCACGTCGTTGCTGGTGCAGGCCGTGGCGGCGATGACGCAGTCCGGCCCGAAGCAGGACCGGTTCGGGCGCAACAACACCCGGTCGTTCCGGCTGGCCTTCCTCACCGCGTACGCCCAGCGCATCGGCGAGCGGCTGCGGGGAGCGACCGAGACGGCGGTCAGCGAGACGATCCGGGACGTGGGGGAGAGCACGCTGTTGCCGGTGCTGAAGGCGCGGAGTGAGGAGGTCGCCGCGAAGTTCCAGGAGCTGTTCCCGGCGCTCAAGACCCGTTCGATCACCGTGTCGAACCGGCAGGGCTGGGCCGAGGGCCGGGCCGCCGCCGACCGCGCCGATCTCCACGGCCGCCGCGCCGTCCGCGAATAG